A region from the Metarhizium brunneum chromosome 7, complete sequence genome encodes:
- the AZF1 gene encoding Asparagine-rich zinc finger protein AZF1 has translation MRFHHYSRALIVIIIFKYAIRPELSQLSWKLFSLLPKHIPSALYFLFVPTGLITLQDCPTIGSMALTASPAAPHNWGRWPQQLPHEFAMMEAPPFMPYDSRGNPAQMQRPIPPQYVVSPAYSSAPITSMTTSHYQAQNPFATYAPYQSPPPSTPVGSPFKPEYQDRSHPMSIATDPEAMRAVSSRRRSRQISDARLQSPARSDSDVSVARSVASNPTANSKTITYNETIDPADRINFETDVDELMKAIQAKEDERNDTPGQILTPAHTPKAEIVMDVHSPANSCHATHASTPVPEAKPKKKWVCDGPSCNKRFVQKTHLDIHRRTHTGLKPYVCTKDNCGLTFSQRGNLKTHMRRHTGEKPYSCSICGKTFAQRGNVRSHEETHKGLKPFICRLDDCNKSFSQLGNMKTHQNNFHKETLKNLTSMFFKFVQLGEVPEEHQDLFDYFKEHYKNSNKGIKGRGKARTVAARKPKGNSQQTATAAPMMANQFPQSHVANSAPAYVPRNFGMFETEADHATSGMLYEDEHARQMAFANRLYQ, from the exons ATGAGGTTTCACCATTACAGCAGAGCATTGATTGTCATTATCATCTTCAAATACGCAATTAGGCCAGAACTCTCCCAGCTTTCTTGGAAGCTCTTCTCATTGCTGCCTAAGCATATACCATCTGCTCTCTATTTTCTCTTCGTTCCTACTGGTCTTATTACATTACAAGACTGTCCAACTATCGGCTCGATGGCTCTCACAGCTTCACCAGCTGCTCCGCACAACTGGGGGCGATGGCCACAGCAGTTGCCTCACGAATTcgccatgatggaagcaCCTCCTTTCATGCCTTACGACTCCCGCGGAAACCCAGCGCAGATGCAGAGGCCCATTCCGCCTCAATATGTTGTGTCTCCTGCGTACAGCTCGGCGCCGATTACATCTATGACTACTTCTCATTACCAGGCTCAGAACCCCTTCGCTACATATGCGCCATATCAGAGCCCTCCGCCTTCAACCCCTGTTGGATCGCCTTTTAAACCCGAATATCAAGATCGTTCTCACCCCATGTCAATCGCCACAGATCCCGAGGCTATGCGCGCGGTTTCATCTCGACGAAGATCGAGACAGATCAGTGATGCTCGATTGCAGTCCCCGGCTCGGAGCGACTCTGATGTTTCCGTGGCACGTTCGGTTGCTTCCAATCCGACTGCCAACTCCAAGACTATCACATACAACGAAACCATTGACCCAGCTGATCGTATCAACTTCGAGACTGATGTGGATGAACTGATGAAGGCTATTCAAGCCAAAGAGGACGAGCGCAATGATACACCGGGACAGATCCTGACCCCCGCACATACACCCAAAGCCGAGATAGTCATGGATGTCCATAGTCCAGCCAACTCCTGTCATGCGACTCATGCCTCTACACCCGTTCCCGaagccaagcccaagaagaagtgggTTTGTGACGGCCCAAGTTGCAACAAGCGATTCGTGCAGAAGACGCATCTCGACATCCACCGCCGAACCCATACTGGCCTCAAGCCCTACGTCTGCACCAAAGACAACTGTGGACTTACCTTTTCTCAGCGCGGAAATCTGAAG ACTCACATGCGTCGTCACACTGGTGAAAAGCCATATTCCTGCAGCATCTGCGGTAAGACGTTCGCCCAGAGAGGAAACGTCCGATCCCACGAAGAAACGCATAAAGGTCTCAAGCCTTTTATCTGCAGGCTCGATGATTGCAACAAGTCCTTTTCTCAGCTCGGCAACATGAAGACTCATCAGAACAACTTCCATAAGGAGACCTTGAAGAACCTTACTAGCATGTTTTTCAAGTTTGTCCAACTGGGCGAGGTCCCTGAGGAGCACCAGGACCTTTTTGATTATTTCAAGGAGCATTATAAAAACAGCAACAAGGGCATCAAAGGTCGTGGCAAGGCCAGAACTGTTGCTGCAAGGAAGCCCAAGGGCAACTCTCAACAGACTGCCACTGCAGCTCCTATGATGGCAAACCAGTTCCCCCAATCCCACGTGGCCAACTCGGCTCCGGCATATGTTCCTCGCAACTTCGGCATGTTTGAGACTGAGGCAGACCACGCGACAAGTGGTATGCTGTATGAGGACGAGCACGCTCGACAGATGGCCTTTGCCAACCGTCTGTACCAATAG
- the atnD_1 gene encoding Short chain dehydrogenase atnD: MSFPGFLYSQLIQRLPYPSGSHAGQTVIVTGSNVGLGKEAARHFARLHAKKVILAVRSLEKGEAAKQDIESSLRDAGGAGSTTEVHVWPLDMASYASVEAFAARANSELSRLDVLVANAGIASGSYYTAEGNESMVTVNVVSTFLLAALVLPKMKESARQFGTRPTLTITSSGVHAEAADLVARAAAAGELWPLVNDRQTVEAHFAAQYPASKLLEIFGVRAIGEQSPAAGFPVTINCVDPGLCHSELGRDYPTWGFWLLKLLLARSTEVGSRNLVAAGSMGQESHGKYVSDCVVAEPSAFLDSEDGRKVQKMFWKELTQKLDEIKPGVSGNFL; this comes from the coding sequence ATGTCCTTCCCCGGCTTCTTATACAGCCAGCTCATCCAACGGCTGCCCTACCCATCAGGCTCGCACGCCGGCCAGACCGTCATCGTCACAGGCAGCAACGTCGGCCTGGGCAAAGAAGCAGCGCGCCACTTTGCCCGGCTCCACGCCAAAAAGGTGATACTCGCGGTGCGCAGCCTCGAAAAGGGCGAGGCCGCCAAGCAAGACATCGAGAGCAGCCTAcgcgatgccggcggcgcaggcAGCACGACCGAGGTGCACGTCTGGCCgctcgacatggccagctACGCCTCTGTCGAGGCCTTCGCCGCCCGCGCCAACTCGGAGCTGAGCCGGCtcgacgtcctcgtcgccaacgcGGGCATCGCATCGGGCAGCTACTACACCGCCGAGGGCAACGAGAGCATGGTGACGGTCAACGTCGTGTCGACCTTTCTGCTCGCCGCCCTGGTCCTCCCCAAGATGAAGGAGTCGGCGAGGCAGTTCGGCACCAGGCCCACCCTGACAATCACCTCGTCGGGCGTGCatgccgaggcggcggacCTCGTTGCgcgggccgccgccgcggggGAGCTGTGGCCCCTCGTCAACGACCGGCAGACGGTCGAGGCGCACTTTGCCGCGCAGTACCCTGCGTCCAAGCTGCTCGAGATATTTGGCGTCAGGGCCATAGGCGAGCAGAGCCCCGCGGCCGGGTTCCCCGTCACTATTAACTGTGTCGACCCTGGGCTTTGTCACTCGGAGCTGGGCCGGGATTATCCCACCTGGGGGTTCTggctgctgaagctgctTCTGGCGCGCTCGACTGAGGTTGGGAGTAGGAATCTGGTGGCTGCGGGCTCCATGGGCCAAGAGTCCCACGGCAAGTATGTGTCGGACTGTGTGGTCGCTGAGCCGTCGGCGTTTTTGGACAGCGAGGACGGACGCAAGGTGCAGAAGATGTTTTGGAAAGAGTTGACGCAGAAGCTGGACGAGATTAAGCCTGGTGTTTCGGGGAACTTTTTGTAA
- the ELP2 gene encoding Elongator complex protein 2: protein MAAEGLSVEYLSAGANRQTSVADWSKTGLLAFGADVNIALWRPTAHPPRGIEHILSGHKETVKAVVFLPESDEDGSSYIASGSDDKTLIFWKSKGHGHNFEAVQSSSEHTAPVNCVAAVRIAGEPAKWIVATGAADATIKIWSFENDQLQLLQSIKTTPKFFPLTLSLGIIDGDVLILAAAGTRETVQILTADLNTPSMDFSVQATLSGHEGWVRSLSFTKETNEAGSDLLLASASQDKYIRIWRIHQGQELPALAAAGSDPLSGAFLPGKSPSNKAHHLKAAGKDFSVTFEALLLGHEDWIYSARWKTRADGKLQLLSTSADNSLAIWEADPASGIWVSMARLGEISREKGATTATGSTGGFWTGLWSPLGDSVACLGRTGSWRRWEHDSSTDTWKPCVAITGHTKAVTGITWAKGGDYLLSTSSDQTSRLHTRWTASGAGTWHEMSRPQIHGYDLNCIDSLGDSQFVSGADEKLMRVFSEPKAVATLLNNLAGFGHENVENMPDAANMPVLGLSNKAIDTVDDDQEIQPIDDRDREAVDPASVVKKSYLEIDHPPFEETLSRHTLWPEVEKLYGHGYEISCLATSHDGKLIASACKASSTNHAVIRLFETEKWTEIRPPLVAHSLTATRLRFSGDDRYLLSVGRDRQWAVFERNTGIDAMYELLQSNPKGHSRMILDAAWAPTQAPLFATAGRDKQVRIWSSQVGEAGKLHFTQTASLACGGSVTSVDFVSTIVGGKLVLAVGTEAGKVSICLVNEDGLAVTELPSQPELNLPKTVLQLAWKPIRKPDESGYTLAVAGDDSSLRLISFNESYL, encoded by the exons ATGGCCGCTGAAGGGCTGTCAGTAGAGTACCTGTCTGCCGGTGCTAACAGGCAGACTTCGGTTGCAGACTGGAGCAAGACTGGCTTGTTGGCTTTTGGAGCCGATGTGAATATTGCCCTCTGGCGCCCGACC GCTCATCCGCCTCGCGGTATTGAGCATATTCTTAGTGGCCACAAAGAAACGGTCAAAGCAGTAGTATTTCTGCCTGAAAGCGACGAGGATGGCTCGAGCTACATCGCGTCAGGCTCCGATGACAAGACTCTCATCTTCTGGAAGTCAAAGGGTCATGGCCACAACTTCGAAGCTGTCCAGTCGTCCTCCGAACATACTGCTCCTGTAAATTGCGTCGCTGCCGTGAGGATTGCTGGCGAACCGGCCAAATGGATTGTCGCAACGGGAGCAGCGGACGCAACAATCAAGATCTGGTCTTTTGAGAATGATCAACTGCAACTTCTCCAATCCATCAAGACAACGCCGAAATTCTTTCCTTTAACTCTCTCTTTGGGTATTATTGACGGCGACGTGCTCATTCTAGCGGCTGCTGGCACGCGCGAGACCGTCCAGATCCTCACGGCTGATCTCAATACTCCAAGCATGGACTTTAGTGTGCAAGCGACCCTATCTGGACACGAAGGCTGGGTACGCTCGTTGAGTTTTACAAAAGAGACAAACGAAGCTGGTAGCGATCTTCTTCTGGCATcagccagccaagacaaGTACATTCGTATTTGGAGAATTcaccaaggacaagagcTACCGGCTCTAGCAGCAGCCGGGTCAGATCCCCTCAGCGGTGCGTTTCTTCCTGGGAAATCTCCGTCAAATAAGGCACACCATTTGAAAGCCGCAGGCAAAGACTTTTCCGTGACGTTCGAAGCATTGCTGCTCGGCCACGAAGATTGGATTTATAGCGCAAGATGGAAAACGCGtgccgacggcaagctgcAACTTCTCTCAACCTCTGCCGACAACTCTTTGGCAATTTGGGAAGCTGATCCCGCCTCTGGCATCTGGGTTAGCATGGCAAGGCTGGGCGAGATCAGCAGAGAAAAGGGGGCCACGACAGCAACTGGCAGTACCGGCGGTTTCTGGACTGGGCTGTGGTCGCCGCTCGGCGACTCTGTTGCTTGTCTTGGAAGGACAGGAAGCTGGAGACGCTGGGAACACGATTCCTCAACCGATACGTGGAAGCCATGTGTCGCCATTACTGGTCACACCAAGGCAGTGACTGGCATTACTTGGGCCAAGGGCGGCGACTATCTCCTGTCAACAAGCTCTGATCAGACATCACGATTGCATACCAGATGGACGGCATCTGGCGCTGGCACGTGGCATGAAATGTCTCGGCCGCAAATTCACGGATACGACTTGAACTGCATTGACTCACTGGGGGACTCTCAATTTGTCTCTGGTGCTGATGAGAAGCTCATGAGAGTGTTCAGCGAGCCCAAGGCAGTTGCGACACTACTCAACAATCTTGCAGGCTTTGGCCATGAGAATGTGGAAAACATGCCAGATGCGGCTAATATGCCTGTTCTTGGTCTTtccaacaaggccattgatACGGTGGATGATGACCAAGAGATCCAACCCATCGATGACCGCGACCGAGAAGCGGTGGATCCTGCCTCGGTGGTCAAGAAGTCATACCTGGAAATCGACCACCCGCCATTCGAAGAAACCCTTTCAAGACACACTCTGTGGCCAGAGGTTGAGAAGCTATATGGCCACGGCTATGAAATCTCATGCCTTGCAaccagccatgatggcaaactCATTGCCAGCGCCTGCAAAGCCAGCTCTACCAACCATGCCGTGATTCGACTGTTTGAGACGGAGAAGTGGACAGAAATCCGACCACCGCTCGTAGCACACTCTCTGACGGCCACTCGACTCAGGTTCTCAGGCGACGACAGGTACCTCCTCAGTGTCGGTCGCGACCGGCAGTGGGCTGTGTTTGAGAGAAATACTGGCATCGACGCCATGTACGAGCTGCTCCAGTCAAATCCCAAGGGCCATAGCAGAATGATTCTTGACGCTGCCTGGGCACCGACACAAGCGCCTCTCTTTGCCACGGCAGGCAGAGACAAGCAGGTTAGAATTTGGTCTTCACAGGTGGGAGAAGCCGGGAAGTTGCACTTTACTCAAACCGCCAGTCTTGCCTGCGGTGGTTCGGTCACATCTGTCGACTTCGTATCAACTATTGTCGGGGGAAAGCTGGTTTTGGCGGTCGGGACGGAAGCGGGCAAGGTCAGCATCTGCTTAGTGAATGAAGATGGTTTGGCAGTCACTGAATTGCCATCACAACCAGA GTTGAATCTTCCCAAGACAGTTCTTCAATTGGCCTGGAAACCAATCCGCAAACCCGACGAGTCTGGCTACACACTAGCAGTGGCTGGTGATGATAGCTCTCTGAGGCTGATTTCGTTCAATGAATCCTATTTATGA